The following proteins come from a genomic window of Nostoc sp. TCL26-01:
- a CDS encoding TMEM165/GDT1 family protein — protein MLTAFTAGLLLITVSELGDKTFFIAVILAMHHSRRWVFTGVVAALAAMTILSVLFGQAASLLPKVYIHYAEIALFVAFGLKLLYDASKMSAADDKAEDEIKEAKAAVEKADSHLPRQKTPWTIIAEAFVLTFMAEWGDRTQIATIALAAGNNIIGVTIGAILGHAICAAIAVIGGKMIAGRISERQLTFAGGCLFLIFGIVAGMEG, from the coding sequence GTGCTAACGGCTTTTACCGCAGGTTTACTACTAATTACAGTTTCCGAATTAGGAGATAAAACTTTTTTTATCGCTGTGATTTTAGCCATGCACCATTCACGGCGATGGGTATTTACAGGAGTGGTAGCAGCTTTAGCCGCCATGACAATTTTGTCGGTGCTATTTGGCCAAGCTGCTTCTTTGTTACCAAAAGTTTATATTCATTATGCCGAAATTGCTTTGTTTGTGGCTTTCGGACTAAAGCTGTTATATGACGCGAGTAAAATGTCGGCGGCGGATGACAAAGCCGAAGACGAGATCAAAGAGGCAAAAGCAGCCGTAGAAAAAGCAGATTCACACCTACCAAGACAAAAAACCCCTTGGACAATTATAGCAGAAGCCTTTGTTTTGACATTTATGGCAGAGTGGGGCGATCGCACACAAATTGCCACCATCGCCCTAGCAGCCGGTAATAACATCATTGGTGTAACAATTGGCGCAATTTTAGGTCATGCTATTTGTGCAGCGATCGCTGTCATTGGTGGCAAAATGATCGCAGGACGAATCTCTGAGCGTCAACTCACCTTTGCAGGCGGATGCCTCTTTTTGATTTTTGGTATCGTTGCTGGAATGGAAGGATGA
- a CDS encoding peptidoglycan-binding protein: MDNIAYLHLAFAHEETESSDLVSLSYLFNTAATPDWKRLSSRAWKHMLPLALTLSILGSVTSVWALERGDQGPSVRTLQQKLQQAGFYQAPVTQVYDFTTEAAVRSFQQAAGLPVDGVVGASTLEKLDNWRLSPVTNQTPKPTTPSTQTVRQNNTTTVPTVSRQTTKPTNTTTVPTVSRQTTKPTSTATTQKRNTAASTQTKNTTASSTVTNKRSNPNYLVKGDEGENVKVLQQRLKVAGFYYGNATGIFGPITEEAVKRFQAAYKLDVDGVVGPNTLRKLPPIGVGGENPPKNTTSKDKLSLGDRGEAVRVLQEQLIRAGYLQGQPNGYFGPYTADAVKRFQSANYLTASGVAGPTTRAKLYGSVNKAAKSDFNVLEIQRRLQEKGFYKGQLNGVMADDTKKAIKQAQEFYGISLNDVKSGRF; the protein is encoded by the coding sequence ATGGACAACATAGCCTATTTGCACCTAGCTTTCGCCCACGAAGAAACCGAATCTAGTGACTTGGTGTCTCTGAGCTACTTGTTTAATACAGCAGCTACACCAGACTGGAAACGACTTTCTAGTAGGGCTTGGAAGCATATGCTACCTTTAGCTCTCACATTATCAATTCTCGGTAGTGTGACGAGCGTCTGGGCATTGGAACGAGGGGATCAAGGCCCTTCTGTGAGAACTTTGCAACAGAAACTGCAACAAGCGGGTTTTTATCAAGCTCCAGTGACTCAAGTCTATGACTTTACCACCGAAGCAGCCGTCCGCAGTTTCCAACAAGCAGCTGGTTTACCAGTTGACGGTGTTGTCGGAGCCAGCACTTTAGAAAAACTAGATAACTGGCGTTTATCACCTGTAACTAACCAAACACCTAAGCCTACTACTCCTAGCACACAAACAGTTAGGCAAAATAATACAACTACTGTTCCAACTGTCAGTAGACAAACAACCAAACCAACCAATACAACTACAGTCCCGACTGTCAGTAGACAAACAACCAAACCAACCAGTACAGCCACTACACAAAAAAGAAATACTGCTGCTAGTACACAAACTAAAAATACAACTGCTAGTAGCACAGTAACCAACAAGCGCAGCAATCCTAATTACCTTGTCAAAGGTGATGAAGGTGAAAATGTCAAGGTTTTGCAACAACGCTTGAAAGTAGCAGGTTTTTACTACGGCAATGCTACAGGTATTTTCGGCCCCATTACAGAAGAAGCTGTCAAAAGATTTCAAGCAGCTTATAAATTAGATGTTGACGGGGTTGTTGGGCCAAACACCCTCCGCAAATTACCACCAATAGGGGTTGGCGGAGAAAATCCTCCCAAGAATACAACTAGTAAAGATAAACTCAGTTTAGGCGATCGCGGTGAAGCTGTGCGAGTATTGCAAGAGCAGTTAATTCGCGCAGGATACCTACAGGGACAGCCAAATGGATATTTTGGCCCCTACACCGCAGATGCAGTCAAGAGGTTTCAATCAGCCAATTACTTAACTGCTAGTGGTGTTGCTGGCCCTACTACTAGAGCTAAGTTATACGGATCAGTCAATAAAGCTGCCAAAAGCGATTTTAACGTCTTAGAAATCCAAAGACGACTGCAAGAAAAGGGTTTTTATAAAGGTCAACTCAATGGTGTCATGGCCGATGACACGAAAAAAGCGATCAAGCAAGCCCAAGAATTCTACGGTATTAGTCTTAATGACGTTAAAAGCGGACGTTTTTAA
- the lipA gene encoding lipoyl synthase: MKKPDWLRVKAPQWERVGNVKEILRDLALNTVCEEASCPNIGECFQAGTATFLIMGPACTRACPYCDIDFEKKPQALDPTEPTRLSEAVHRMKLNHVVITSVNRDDLADGGASQFVKCIEAVRALSPQTTIEVLIPDLCGNWDALEIILQASPEVLNHNTETVPRLYRRVRPQGNYDRTLELLQRSRQIAPWTYTKSGIMVGLSETDAEIRQVMQDLRTVDCDILTIGQYLQPSQKHLQVNDFVSPEQFAAWQAYGEELGFLQVVSSPLTRSSYHAEQVRELMQRYPR, encoded by the coding sequence ATGAAAAAGCCAGACTGGTTGCGGGTTAAAGCGCCTCAATGGGAGCGCGTTGGTAACGTTAAAGAAATTTTGCGGGATTTAGCGCTGAATACAGTTTGTGAAGAAGCATCCTGTCCAAATATTGGTGAATGCTTCCAAGCTGGTACAGCCACTTTTTTGATTATGGGGCCAGCTTGCACCCGTGCTTGTCCTTATTGTGATATCGACTTTGAGAAAAAACCTCAAGCCTTAGACCCCACAGAACCAACAAGATTAAGTGAAGCTGTACACCGGATGAAACTCAATCATGTGGTGATCACTTCTGTCAACCGAGATGACTTAGCAGATGGTGGTGCGTCTCAGTTTGTCAAATGTATTGAAGCGGTGCGCGCACTCTCACCCCAAACTACCATTGAAGTATTGATCCCAGATTTGTGCGGTAATTGGGATGCGTTAGAGATCATTCTCCAAGCCTCACCAGAAGTACTTAACCATAATACAGAAACAGTACCACGTCTATATCGTCGAGTGCGTCCCCAAGGAAATTACGATCGCACACTAGAATTATTACAGCGCTCTCGGCAAATTGCTCCTTGGACATACACCAAATCCGGCATCATGGTAGGACTGAGTGAAACCGATGCTGAAATTCGCCAAGTTATGCAAGACCTACGCACTGTAGATTGTGATATCTTAACCATCGGGCAATATCTCCAACCCAGTCAAAAACACTTGCAAGTCAACGACTTTGTAAGTCCAGAGCAATTTGCTGCTTGGCAAGCCTATGGCGAAGAACTGGGATTTTTACAAGTCGTATCTTCACCCCTAACCAGAAGTTCCTACCACGCCGAGCAAGTGCGAGAATTAATGCAGCGTTATCCACGGTAG
- a CDS encoding NAD(P)H-dependent glycerol-3-phosphate dehydrogenase, translating to MQETTISISILGAGAWGESLASLAAANGHGVKIWSRRGSETLASVVEDAEIIVSAISMKGVREVATQIQPLTLPPATIFVTATKGLEPDTINTPSQIWQSIFPDNPIVVLSGPNLSQEIQQSLPAATAVASRVVTAAETVQLAFSSPRFRVYTNPDPIGVELGGTLKNVIAIASGVCDGLQLGTNAKAALVTRGLTEMVRIGNFWGAKTETFYGLSGLGDLLATCNSPLSRNYQVGYQLASGKTLTATLANLPGTAEGVNTCQVLVQLAKQQNIVIPITEQVHRLLQGEVTPRQALDELMLRDIKPEYH from the coding sequence GTGCAAGAAACTACCATATCAATATCAATATTAGGTGCAGGTGCTTGGGGTGAATCTCTCGCCAGTTTAGCAGCAGCAAATGGTCATGGGGTGAAAATCTGGTCACGCCGGGGATCAGAGACACTAGCTTCAGTTGTCGAAGATGCCGAGATCATTGTCTCCGCTATTTCTATGAAAGGTGTGAGAGAAGTTGCTACCCAAATCCAACCTCTCACCCTTCCCCCAGCAACAATTTTTGTCACCGCTACAAAAGGTTTAGAACCAGATACGATTAATACGCCTTCGCAAATTTGGCAATCAATTTTTCCTGACAATCCCATAGTCGTTCTATCAGGGCCAAATTTATCTCAAGAAATTCAACAATCTTTACCAGCCGCGACAGCAGTAGCTAGTCGTGTTGTCACCGCAGCCGAAACAGTCCAGCTAGCGTTTTCTTCCCCACGTTTTCGGGTATATACAAATCCTGATCCTATAGGTGTAGAGCTTGGGGGTACACTCAAGAATGTCATAGCGATCGCATCCGGTGTCTGTGACGGGTTACAGTTGGGAACTAATGCTAAAGCGGCTCTAGTCACTCGTGGACTCACAGAAATGGTGCGTATTGGCAATTTTTGGGGCGCTAAAACGGAAACATTTTATGGTTTATCTGGTCTAGGAGACTTGTTAGCTACCTGTAACAGTCCGTTGAGTCGCAATTACCAAGTAGGTTACCAACTAGCAAGTGGCAAAACTCTCACAGCAACTCTGGCAAATTTGCCAGGAACGGCTGAAGGGGTAAACACTTGTCAAGTATTAGTCCAACTAGCCAAGCAGCAAAATATAGTTATTCCCATTACCGAGCAAGTTCATCGTTTACTACAAGGTGAAGTGACACCAAGACAAGCTCTTGATGAACTGATGCTGCGCGACATCAAGCCAGAATATCACTAA
- the sigC gene encoding RNA polymerase sigma factor SigC, translated as MPATSFYADAAYNTQKSSQVLDPDLTVDEGELSVDDLQELEIAAADPANFAVGANRRSTDLVRLYLQEIGRVRLLGRDEEVSEAQKVQRYLRLRTVLANAAKQGDAVAAPYLHLIEVQERLASELGHRPSLERWATTAGINLSELKPTLAEGKRRWAEIAKLTVEELDQLQSQGLQAKEHMIKANLRLVVSVAKKYQNRGLELLDLVQEGTLGLERAVEKFDPTKGYRFSTYAYWWIRQGITRAIATSSRTIRLPVHITEKLNKIKKAQRKIAQEKGRTPTLEDLALELDMTPSQVREVLLRVPRSVSLETKVGKDKDTELGELLETDSVTPEEMLMRESLQRDLQNLLADLTSRERDVILMRFGLADGHPYSLAEIGRALDLSRERVRQIESKALQKLRQPKRRNLIRDYLESLS; from the coding sequence ATGCCAGCAACATCTTTTTACGCAGATGCCGCCTACAATACCCAAAAATCCAGCCAGGTGTTAGACCCGGATCTCACTGTCGATGAAGGTGAGTTGTCGGTCGATGATCTCCAAGAGTTGGAGATAGCTGCTGCTGATCCCGCTAACTTTGCTGTCGGCGCTAACCGTCGCAGTACAGATTTAGTGCGTCTATACCTTCAGGAAATTGGTCGTGTCCGCTTATTGGGACGGGATGAAGAAGTTTCTGAAGCCCAAAAAGTCCAGCGTTATTTACGGTTACGGACTGTACTAGCCAATGCTGCCAAACAAGGCGATGCTGTAGCCGCACCTTATCTTCACTTAATTGAAGTGCAAGAGCGTCTAGCATCAGAACTAGGTCATCGTCCATCTTTAGAAAGATGGGCTACTACTGCTGGTATCAACTTATCTGAACTTAAGCCAACTTTAGCAGAAGGCAAGCGTCGCTGGGCAGAAATTGCCAAGCTGACTGTGGAAGAATTGGATCAACTCCAGTCTCAAGGACTGCAAGCCAAAGAACACATGATTAAGGCTAATTTACGCCTAGTTGTGTCTGTTGCCAAGAAATATCAAAATCGCGGTTTGGAATTATTGGATTTAGTCCAAGAAGGTACGCTGGGTTTAGAACGAGCCGTAGAGAAATTTGACCCCACTAAAGGATACCGCTTTAGTACCTATGCTTACTGGTGGATTCGTCAGGGAATTACACGAGCGATCGCTACTTCTAGTCGAACAATTCGTCTCCCTGTCCATATTACAGAAAAGTTAAACAAAATTAAAAAAGCTCAACGCAAAATAGCTCAAGAAAAAGGTCGCACTCCTACTTTAGAAGACCTAGCTCTGGAGTTAGATATGACACCCAGCCAAGTACGCGAAGTTTTATTAAGAGTACCTCGCTCTGTGTCACTGGAAACTAAGGTCGGTAAGGATAAAGACACCGAATTAGGTGAATTACTAGAAACTGATAGTGTCACCCCAGAAGAAATGTTAATGCGAGAATCTTTACAAAGAGACTTGCAAAATTTGTTAGCCGATTTAACCAGCCGTGAGCGTGATGTCATTCTCATGCGGTTTGGTTTGGCTGATGGTCATCCTTATTCCTTAGCAGAAATTGGTCGCGCACTAGATTTATCACGGGAGAGAGTGCGGCAAATCGAATCCAAAGCTTTGCAAAAGCTGCGTCAACCCAAGCGTCGTAACCTCATCCGCGATTACTTGGAATCTTTAAGCTAA
- a CDS encoding protochlorophyllide reductase — MGQDRKSTVVITGASSGVGLYAAKAFAKRGWHVVMACRDLAKSEQAAQSLGIPKDSYSIIHIDLGSLESVRQFVSNFRATGKSLDALVCNAAIYMPLIKEPLRSPEGYELTMTTNHLGHFLLCNLMLEDLKQSSAPDKRLVILGTVTHNPDELGGKIPPRPDLGDLQGFAQGFKPPISMIDGKKFEPVKAYKDSKVCNVLTMRELHRRYHDSTGITFTSLYPGCVAETPLFRNHYPLFQKLFPLFQKHITGGYVSQELAGERVADVVTEPEYKQSGAYWSWGNRQKKDGKSFVQRVSPQARDDEKADRLWDLSANLVGIAGQKPVAVHN, encoded by the coding sequence ATGGGACAGGATCGCAAGTCAACAGTTGTAATTACTGGAGCCTCTTCAGGAGTTGGTTTGTACGCAGCCAAAGCATTTGCCAAAAGAGGATGGCACGTTGTTATGGCTTGCCGAGATTTAGCCAAATCAGAACAAGCAGCCCAATCTCTCGGCATCCCCAAGGACAGCTACAGCATTATACACATTGATTTAGGCTCATTAGAAAGTGTACGCCAGTTTGTGAGCAACTTTAGAGCCACAGGCAAATCCTTAGATGCTTTGGTGTGTAACGCGGCAATTTATATGCCCTTAATCAAAGAACCGTTACGCAGCCCAGAAGGTTACGAATTAACCATGACGACCAATCACCTTGGTCATTTCCTCTTGTGTAATCTGATGCTGGAAGACTTAAAGCAATCCTCAGCACCAGATAAGCGGCTCGTCATTTTGGGAACAGTCACCCACAACCCAGACGAATTAGGTGGGAAGATTCCACCCCGTCCAGACTTGGGTGACTTACAAGGCTTTGCTCAAGGCTTCAAACCGCCAATTTCCATGATTGATGGTAAAAAGTTTGAACCCGTTAAGGCTTACAAAGACAGCAAAGTCTGTAACGTACTAACAATGCGGGAACTACATCGGCGTTATCACGATTCAACTGGTATCACCTTCACCTCGCTTTATCCAGGATGTGTAGCCGAAACACCACTATTCCGCAACCACTATCCCTTATTTCAAAAACTCTTCCCCTTGTTCCAAAAGCACATCACTGGGGGTTATGTATCTCAAGAATTAGCAGGAGAAAGGGTTGCAGATGTAGTCACTGAACCTGAGTATAAGCAATCTGGTGCTTATTGGAGTTGGGGAAATCGTCAGAAAAAAGACGGTAAATCCTTTGTCCAAAGAGTTTCTCCCCAAGCCCGCGACGACGAAAAAGCCGATCGCCTGTGGGATTTAAGCGCTAATTTGGTAGGTATTGCCGGACAAAAGCCAGTCGCCGTTCATAATTGA
- a CDS encoding Fur family transcriptional regulator, translating into MTVYTTTSLKAELNERGWRLTPQRETILHIFQELPQGEHLSAEDLYHRLETDGEGISLSTIYRTLKLMARMGILRELELGEGHKHYEINQPYPHHHHHLICVKCNSTIEFKNDSILKIGGKTAQKEGFHLLDCQMTIHAVCPKCQRALMPL; encoded by the coding sequence ATGACTGTCTACACAACAACTTCACTTAAGGCAGAGTTAAACGAGAGAGGCTGGCGTTTAACTCCTCAAAGAGAAACTATTTTACATATTTTTCAAGAACTGCCCCAAGGTGAACATCTAAGTGCAGAGGATTTGTACCACCGTTTAGAAACTGATGGTGAAGGTATCAGTCTTTCAACCATCTACCGGACGTTGAAACTGATGGCTCGGATGGGAATTTTACGGGAACTAGAACTGGGCGAAGGGCATAAACATTATGAAATTAATCAGCCATACCCCCATCACCACCATCACTTGATTTGTGTAAAGTGCAACTCCACTATTGAGTTCAAGAACGACTCAATCTTAAAAATTGGGGGAAAAACTGCTCAAAAAGAAGGCTTCCACCTACTTGACTGTCAAATGACCATTCATGCAGTTTGTCCCAAGTGCCAACGAGCGCTGATGCCACTGTAG
- the cobN gene encoding cobaltochelatase subunit CobN, with protein MHRISTTSVGWNQSEGVIFLEQTPAPFVLITAADTDIQTLAAAVPKLPAKFPAIRVANLLLLQQQISIDTYGEQVLELAQVIILRLIGGRSYWAYGLEVVQEIVQRQGITLIVMPGDDALDPELISQSTLPAATVNQIWQYFHEGGVENVVNALKFVADTCLSTAYDPLPPQQVPRVGLYVHPSLSPSPSLSLSPRPKVGILFYRAHYLASNTKVIDALCAALCDRNLQPVPVFISSLRDPDVQIELCEFFQAKDSEQIAILLNTTSFSLARLDSEIPQVELWEKLDIPVLQVILSGGFIEQWEAQMTGLSPRDIAMNVALPEVDGRIISRAVSFKAVQTRNPDLETDVVVYEPVSDRIQFVAQLAANWVRLRSKPPQQRRIALILANYPNRDGRLANGVGLDTPASCVEILQALQQAGYVVEDIPNNGDELIQRLTSGVTNDPEGRELRPILQSLSTTEYQNYFASLPTEVQESINERWGLETEGQGDNSFPPFPPNPRGGPEAPHLPISPSSSFPIPGMQLGNIFIGIQPSRGYDLDPSLNYHAPDLEPTHAYLAFYYWVRQCFAADAVVHVGKHGNLEWLPGKSLALSSNCYPEVAFGAMPHLYPFIVNDPGEGSQAKRRAQAVIIDHLTPPMTRAELYGALQKLENLIDEYYEAESLDPSRLPPIRDRIRELVIQENLYKDLGIQNESDILNFESLILNSLDGYLCELKEAQIRDGLHIFGQCPQGRQLRDLIVAIARIPNRYSSGITRALADDWGLDFDPLTADFSTPLSPSAQQILANKTPNPHRTIGDAVTTLEEHAALLVEQLITPHLPTPHPPPPPTPPTPPTPHSALSTQHSALPSTLTWISTKLLPSLQQTHTEITNLLHGLDGGYVPSAPSGAPTRGRPEVLPTGKNFYSVDIRAIPTETAWDIGRKAAETLIESYTQEHGEYPKTLGLSLWGTAAMRTGGDDIAEALALLGVQPVWDGAARRVVDLEILPLSILGRPRVDVTLRISGFFRDAFPNLIDLFDQAVKAVAALDEPPEQNPLAAQVIEDTNFWIQQGLTPEVAYERSHYRIFGSQPGAYGAGLQGLIESQNWQDDQDLARAYINWSCYAYSSGDESIQNSKFKIQNGRIGQGDNSFPPSPPNPNPEAFTQRLSQMQIVLHNQDNREHDLLDSDDYYQFQGGLTAAVRSIQGKNPQTYFGDNSIPAHPKIRQLKEEIARVYRSRVVNPKWIEGMMRHGYKGAFEMAATVDFLFAYDATARCVEDYMYQGIMEAYLLDPVVSAYIQDKNPHALRDIAERLLEAHQRNLWQDVNIQTLENLRNLVHQAEATIEEK; from the coding sequence ATGCATCGTATAAGTACCACATCAGTAGGATGGAATCAGTCAGAGGGTGTGATTTTTCTAGAACAAACCCCAGCCCCTTTTGTATTGATTACGGCTGCTGATACCGATATTCAAACTTTGGCAGCTGCCGTCCCCAAATTACCTGCAAAATTTCCTGCAATTAGAGTTGCTAATCTGTTGCTGTTACAGCAACAAATAAGTATAGATACTTATGGAGAACAAGTTTTAGAACTTGCTCAAGTAATTATTTTGCGCCTGATAGGGGGACGTTCCTATTGGGCTTATGGTTTAGAAGTTGTGCAAGAAATTGTGCAACGTCAGGGTATAACACTAATTGTAATGCCAGGAGACGATGCTCTCGATCCTGAATTGATCTCTCAGTCTACCTTGCCTGCGGCTACTGTTAACCAAATATGGCAATATTTCCATGAAGGTGGGGTAGAAAATGTTGTTAATGCTCTCAAATTTGTTGCTGATACCTGCTTATCAACTGCATATGATCCTTTGCCACCGCAACAGGTTCCCCGTGTTGGGTTGTATGTCCATCCCTCTCTCTCCCCATCCCCCTCTCTCTCCCTCTCCCCACGTCCTAAAGTCGGTATTCTCTTCTACCGCGCGCACTACTTGGCGAGTAACACTAAAGTAATTGATGCGTTGTGTGCGGCTTTGTGTGATAGAAATTTACAACCTGTACCTGTGTTTATTTCTTCCTTACGTGATCCGGATGTGCAGATAGAATTGTGTGAGTTTTTCCAAGCTAAAGACTCAGAACAGATTGCCATCTTACTGAATACCACCAGTTTTTCCTTGGCGCGTTTAGATAGTGAAATACCCCAGGTGGAACTGTGGGAAAAATTAGATATACCGGTTTTACAAGTTATTTTGAGTGGCGGATTTATTGAACAATGGGAAGCACAGATGACTGGGCTTTCTCCTCGTGACATAGCGATGAATGTGGCTTTACCAGAAGTTGATGGACGCATCATCAGCCGTGCTGTGTCCTTTAAGGCAGTGCAAACACGTAACCCTGATTTAGAAACAGATGTGGTAGTTTATGAACCAGTGAGCGATCGCATCCAGTTCGTAGCTCAACTAGCAGCTAATTGGGTACGCCTACGTTCCAAGCCACCCCAACAGCGACGCATTGCCCTAATTTTAGCGAATTACCCCAACCGTGATGGACGTTTAGCCAATGGTGTCGGACTAGACACACCAGCCAGTTGTGTAGAAATTCTCCAAGCTTTACAGCAAGCTGGGTATGTAGTAGAAGATATACCCAACAATGGTGATGAGTTAATTCAGCGTCTCACTTCTGGTGTCACCAATGATCCAGAAGGCAGAGAATTACGTCCCATACTGCAAAGTTTATCGACCACAGAGTATCAAAATTATTTTGCGTCTTTACCTACAGAAGTACAAGAGAGTATTAATGAGCGTTGGGGACTAGAAACTGAAGGACAAGGGGACAATTCTTTCCCCCCATTTCCCCCCAACCCCAGAGGGGGCCCCGAAGCCCCCCATCTCCCCATCTCCCCATCCTCTTCATTCCCTATCCCTGGTATGCAACTAGGCAATATTTTCATCGGTATTCAGCCATCGCGGGGTTATGATCTTGACCCTAGCTTGAATTATCATGCGCCGGATTTAGAACCGACTCATGCCTATTTAGCTTTTTATTATTGGGTGAGGCAATGTTTTGCTGCTGATGCTGTGGTTCATGTGGGGAAACATGGCAATTTAGAATGGCTACCGGGTAAAAGTTTGGCTTTATCTAGTAACTGTTACCCAGAAGTAGCATTTGGTGCAATGCCGCACCTATACCCGTTTATAGTCAATGATCCTGGTGAGGGTTCACAAGCCAAGCGTCGCGCCCAGGCAGTGATTATCGATCATCTCACACCCCCCATGACTCGCGCAGAGTTGTACGGCGCTTTGCAAAAATTAGAAAATTTAATTGATGAATATTATGAGGCAGAAAGTTTAGATCCTTCCCGCCTACCACCGATACGCGATCGCATTCGGGAATTAGTCATCCAAGAAAATCTTTATAAAGATTTAGGCATTCAAAACGAATCAGACATTTTGAATTTTGAATCTCTAATTCTCAACTCCTTAGATGGATATCTCTGCGAATTGAAAGAAGCTCAAATTCGGGATGGCTTACATATTTTTGGGCAATGTCCCCAAGGCAGACAACTGAGAGATTTAATAGTAGCGATCGCCCGCATCCCTAATCGCTATTCTTCAGGTATCACCAGGGCTTTAGCTGATGACTGGGGCTTAGATTTCGATCCCCTCACAGCCGATTTCAGCACCCCATTATCCCCATCTGCTCAACAAATCCTAGCTAACAAAACCCCAAATCCTCACCGCACAATCGGCGATGCCGTCACCACCCTAGAAGAACACGCCGCCCTACTAGTAGAACAACTAATCACCCCCCACCTCCCCACTCCCCACCCCCCCCCTCCCCCCACTCCCCCCACTCCCCCCACTCCCCACTCAGCACTCAGCACTCAGCACTCAGCACTCCCCAGTACCCTAACTTGGATTAGCACCAAACTCCTCCCATCCCTACAACAAACCCACACAGAAATTACCAACCTCTTACACGGACTTGATGGTGGATACGTCCCCAGCGCCCCGTCTGGCGCACCTACACGCGGTCGCCCGGAAGTGTTGCCGACTGGCAAAAATTTTTACTCTGTTGATATTCGTGCCATTCCCACAGAAACAGCGTGGGATATTGGACGCAAAGCCGCAGAGACTTTAATTGAATCCTACACACAGGAGCATGGTGAGTATCCTAAAACACTAGGCTTATCTTTGTGGGGAACTGCGGCGATGCGGACTGGTGGCGATGACATTGCCGAAGCCTTAGCACTACTAGGTGTGCAACCAGTTTGGGATGGGGCTGCACGGAGAGTTGTAGATTTAGAAATTTTACCTCTCTCAATTTTGGGTCGTCCCCGTGTTGATGTCACCTTACGGATTTCTGGATTTTTCCGCGATGCTTTCCCCAACTTAATTGATTTATTTGATCAAGCAGTTAAAGCCGTCGCTGCACTTGATGAACCACCAGAACAAAACCCTCTAGCAGCCCAAGTCATCGAAGATACGAATTTTTGGATACAACAAGGCTTAACTCCGGAAGTAGCATATGAGCGATCGCACTACCGCATCTTCGGTTCTCAACCAGGCGCTTACGGTGCTGGACTCCAAGGTCTAATCGAATCACAAAACTGGCAAGACGATCAAGACCTAGCCCGTGCTTACATTAACTGGAGTTGTTACGCTTATTCTTCAGGGGATGAATCAATTCAAAATTCAAAATTCAAAATTCAAAATGGCAGAATTGGACAAGGTGATAATTCTTTCCCCCCATCTCCCCCCAACCCCAATCCCGAAGCCTTCACCCAACGCTTATCACAGATGCAAATTGTCTTGCACAATCAAGACAACCGTGAACATGATTTGCTGGATTCTGATGATTATTATCAATTTCAAGGTGGGTTAACGGCTGCTGTACGTTCCATACAAGGGAAAAATCCTCAAACCTATTTTGGTGACAATTCCATTCCGGCCCATCCGAAAATCCGCCAACTTAAAGAGGAAATTGCCAGAGTCTATCGTTCTCGTGTAGTAAATCCCAAGTGGATTGAGGGCATGATGCGCCACGGCTACAAAGGGGCATTTGAGATGGCAGCAACAGTAGATTTTTTATTCGCCTATGATGCTACAGCCAGATGCGTAGAAGACTATATGTATCAAGGCATCATGGAAGCATACTTGCTTGATCCGGTAGTTTCCGCATATATTCAAGATAAAAATCCTCATGCGTTGCGTGATATTGCCGAAAGATTATTAGAGGCACACCAGCGCAATTTATGGCAGGATGTAAACATACAAACACTGGAAAACTTACGTAATTTAGTACATCAAGCTGAAGCAACCATTGAAGAAAAATAA